The sequence below is a genomic window from Armatimonadota bacterium.
CAATGGCTACTCTGGCCTGGTTGAGATCGGCATCGATCTTTCCCGTCACCATGTCTGGTTGGAGGCCGAGCTTCTGCCAGGCAACTCCTCCGAGTTGGTCCAAAATGACGGCGATGTGGTCATAAATCGTAGGTGCGGGTCTATCTTGGATATCTTCGGACATCTCGTGCATTTACAGACGTAGAAGAGTGCTGGAATGAACCATGAAAAAGGGGGTTCACAGGTACCATTTGAGGCTATATGATTCACGACGTCATCATCATCGGGTCCGGCCCTGCCGGCTATACCGCCGCGCTTTATGCGGCTCGCGCCGACCTTAAACCGGTCGTCTTTGCCGGACTTCAGCCGGGCGGGCAACTGATGATCACCACCGACGTCGAAAACTATCCTGGCTTTCCGGACGGAGTGATGGGTCCAGACATGATGGAGTTGTTCCGCAAGCAGGCGGAGCGCTTCGGTACGGACATCAAGTACGAAAACATCAGCAAGGTCGACTTTTCGGCGCAGCCGTTTACGGTTTGGGCCGAAGAGAAGGAATATAAGGCCAAGACGATCATCATCTCGACCGGGGCGAGCGCTAAGTGGCTCGGCCTGGAGTCCGAGATCACTTTTGGCGGCCATGGGGTTTCGGCGTGTGCCACGTGTGACGGATTCTTCTTCCGGGGGAAGGTCGTTGCGGTGGTTGGTGGCGGCGATACCGCCATGGAAGAGGCGCACTACCTGACCAAGCACGCGTCGAAGGTCTATCTGATCCACCGCCGCGACGAGTTCCGCGCGTCGAAGATCATGCAGGATCGAGTTCTGGCGAATGAGAAGATCGAAGTGATCTACAACACCGTGCTGGAAGAGATCGTCGGTGAGACCGAGCCGTTCAAGAAGACGACGGGCGTCCGGCTGAGGAACATCGTGACGGGCGAGGAGTCGCATCTTCCGCTCGACGGCGTTTTCATCGCCATCGGCCATAAGCCCAACTCTGACCTTTTTGACGGCGTTTTGGACATGGATGAGACCGGTTACCTGAAGGTTCAGCCGGGCACGACGGCGACCAATGTTCCGGGCGTTTTTGCCGCGGGCGACGTGGCGGACAGCGTTTACCGGCAGGCAGTGACGGCGGCGGGCACCGGCTGTATGGCTGCGATCGACGCGGAGCGCTGGATCACTCATCAGAGTCACTAAGTTCTGAATCTTGGGCCCATATTCACCCGTATTGGTGAATATGGGCGAAGACGGCGGAGCCCCATGGACGTGTTCTGAATGTGGGACCACCACTAACAAATCCTATTGCCCTTTGTGTCGGCACGATCGCCCGGTCTTCCTAAAAAGAATCAGCGCCGATGTGGAATTCAACGAGTATAGAGTGGTCGACGCAAATCGTTCCAGAAGCGCCGGTTCACGTCGATTTGGCGAGATGCATCAGAGGTTACTTGTAGCACTTCTGACGGCCGGTATGGTGTTGTGTCTTCTGATGGTTGTTGCTCAAAAGGCGTCCTAGGACCTTTGGCGAATCTCCTATTTGTGAGAACGTTGAACTAGACTTAATGCCCAGGACTTAGTCTCTGATTTCCTTTAACAAAGCGTAAACCCCGGCATTTTTATCAGGTTTAGCTTCTACCATGACGGTGCTATGCGCAGTATCGTTGCATTGACAATTCTTGGGCTTACAGCTAGTTCCGCCTACGCGGGACTGTTGCCGCTCGACCCAGGCGTTTCGCTCGATCCGCTGACTACGTCGTCTAACGACGGGTTCGCGGGCGGCCGAGGCATCTGGTTCCAGGCAAACCAATCGTTCACCCTCAATGGTGCGGGATTTTACAATGGGTTTGGCGCAGGGCAGGGATTTACGGAGACCTTGTACGAGGCCGACAGTACCGGAGCAGCCCTCCACGGTACCGTCCTCGGTTCCTTTACGATCAATAGTCCCACGCCCGGCGAACTCTACAATGACGGCCTCTTTGCCGCCCCGGTTGCGGTTTCGGCCGGCAGCTACTACTATCTCGAAGTAACGTCCAACGCGGACTTCAACACGAACTTCTTCTATAGTTGGGATGGAAGTCCGTCGGTTGATCTGGTGGACGTGACGATTCTTGACGGCGGTCAGGGTGGCGATCCCGGTGCCTTGAGCAACACGGTTGCACCCGCCCTCCTCCTCGACATTCAACCCGTTCCCGAGCCAGCGTCGCTGGCGGTTCTTGGGCTCGGAGTGATCGGTCTCATTCGTCGCCGAACGAGACGCGACTAACGCCAAGGCTTGCGGTGGGCGGCGTCGAGGACGATTCCGCCCACCTGAAACCTTCGGTATTGCTGTTTCGTAACAATGGTTATGGACGGCGAAGTCCATCGCGACGACCCTGGGCCTTGGATTTGCCCCGAATGCGGCACGTTGAACAGCCATTGGGCTTGCGACCAGTGCTTTGGGCCAAAGCCGTGTCACCTTCCCCTTACCTATAGCTCTAGCAGTTACTTCCGCATCATGCTTGGGCCCCGTGGCCTCCTTGCCTTGCCGGTTGCGTTTGCCGCGTTTGCCCTGCTGGTCTGTATTCTAAATTCCTCGCTGGTTGGGCTCGAGCGCTGGGAGATGCGAAAGGAGCTTTCGACTTACTATCCCCACAAAATGCACCGATAGGGTTGCATATTCTTGGAAAGTGCGATATTATGCAACTGTAAGGTTGCAGATATGACTACCGTCGCTTCAGAGAATGAGATTCGCAGTGAGCTGATGCTCAAGGCTCCCCAGGAAAAGGTTTGGTGGGCGCTCACCACTCAAGCCGGTTGGACCGGCTGGTTCAGTTCGGGTGTCGAGGGTACATTTGCCGTTGGCGAGACCCTCAAATTGGACTTCGGTCCGTATGGCGACGCCTTCGCCCGAGTGGTGGAGATGGACCCGATGACCTCGTTCGCCTACCAATGGCATGCAG
It includes:
- a CDS encoding DUF1844 domain-containing protein, with translation MHEMSEDIQDRPAPTIYDHIAVILDQLGGVAWQKLGLQPDMVTGKIDADLNQARVAIDVVSYLASVLETQLDDEDKKHLQNLVRDLKINYVQKQGGS
- the trxB gene encoding thioredoxin-disulfide reductase, producing MIHDVIIIGSGPAGYTAALYAARADLKPVVFAGLQPGGQLMITTDVENYPGFPDGVMGPDMMELFRKQAERFGTDIKYENISKVDFSAQPFTVWAEEKEYKAKTIIISTGASAKWLGLESEITFGGHGVSACATCDGFFFRGKVVAVVGGGDTAMEEAHYLTKHASKVYLIHRRDEFRASKIMQDRVLANEKIEVIYNTVLEEIVGETEPFKKTTGVRLRNIVTGEESHLPLDGVFIAIGHKPNSDLFDGVLDMDETGYLKVQPGTTATNVPGVFAAGDVADSVYRQAVTAAGTGCMAAIDAERWITHQSH
- a CDS encoding PEP-CTERM sorting domain-containing protein produces the protein MRSIVALTILGLTASSAYAGLLPLDPGVSLDPLTTSSNDGFAGGRGIWFQANQSFTLNGAGFYNGFGAGQGFTETLYEADSTGAALHGTVLGSFTINSPTPGELYNDGLFAAPVAVSAGSYYYLEVTSNADFNTNFFYSWDGSPSVDLVDVTILDGGQGGDPGALSNTVAPALLLDIQPVPEPASLAVLGLGVIGLIRRRTRRD